CTGAGCTTCGTGAGGCACGCCATCCGCTCCGCCTGCTCGGCGTAAAGCACCGGCCGGAGACCCGGAGCGAAGCGTTGGAGCTCCTGGACCCAGTTGAAGGCAACGGAGGTAGGCGCGAGCACCAGCGCGGGGCCAAGACGTGCACGGTCGAGAAGCACCGCGAGCGCCTGCACGGTCTTCCCAAGCCCCATGTCATCCGCGAGGCACGCCCCCGCCCCCCAGGCCGCGACCCGGCTGAGCCACGCGTGGCCTTCGGCCTGATAATCGCGCAGCGTGGTTCCCAGCGAGGCGGGAGGCTTGGGCTTGAGCGAGAGCGACGCGGCGAGGCGCTCCGTCAAGAGCTGCCAGGAGGGTGCGGCATCAACCTCAGCCCCCGCATCGCGCAATGCGCTGATCGCGGGAACCGCGCCTGGGGAGAGTTCGATCCGGTTCTTTCCCACGAAGGAGTGGTCCGCCACCGCCAGCAACCGCTGCCGCAGCGTCTCGCTGAGCTCGACCCACCGGTGGGCATCGACGCGCACGAAGCGCTTCTGCCGCCGGGCCGCGTCCAGGAGGACCGCCAGCTCGAGCCTTCCGGCCTCGACTTTCAGCTCACCCGAGAGGCCGAACCAGTCCCGCTTGCGCTCGACCTGCACCCGCAGGGCTTCCGGACCGGCGGACGCGGCAATGACCGGCTTCTCGTCCACCCACTCCACATCGACTCCCGCCGGGGGAGACTGCAACGCGGCCACGAGCTCCAGCGCGGCCTCCGTCTCGCCCATGCGGAAACAGAAGGGAGGCCCCTCCTCGGCGGCCGAGAGCGGCAGCGGGGCGATGGCCGCGCGCGCGTGCTCCTCCTCCCGCAGGAGCTGGCGGCGCACGTAGCCCCGCTCCCCTCCCCGGGAGAGCAGGACGTCGCGAGGGCCCACCCCCGGGTGATACAGCGGCGCGCCTGGCCCTGGCCGCACGAGCAACTCCAGCTCCAGGGACACATCGGGCAGCAGGCGCAACCGGACCACGGTGGCCAGCTCGGTCTGGAGCTCACGCCCCTTCAGCGCCTGGGGGACGACGAGCGGAAGACGTGCCTCCAGGCGCGACAGCCGCTCAAGCAGTTGCCCATGGCTCTCGGGAGGAAACTGGTCGCCGTGCTTCTCGAGCACGGTCCAGATCCGCCGGGCCTCTTCGCTCACGTCGATGAGCAGACACCGGCCCCGCTGGTCCTCGACGGTGAACAGCGGCTCCCCCAGGGAGAACGTGCGCAGCAGCGCGCTCAGCAGCTTGGGGTTGAAGCGCTCGCCTTCGATGGAAGGCTCCAGGCGGATGTGGCCGTCTGCCGCGAGCGCCGTGAAGCCCAGCTGCACGCGCTTCATCTCGAGCGGCACCTCCGGGCGAAGCTCGAGCGCCACGCGGGGATGCCCCGCGAGCGAGAGGAACGCCCGCGAGGGGTACGTCCCCGCCGCACGGGACGACGTCGGCGCCCACGACACGAGGTGCTCGGCAATGCGGAGGTCCGCGTCGGAGAGCGACTCGCGATGCTCTTCGAGGAGCCGGGCCGCGGTCATCCGCGCGCCCGCACTCAACGTGCCCCGGCGGGTCTGCTTCTTCACGAGCGGCGACACCGTCAGGGTTCCGAGCTCATGCTCGATGTACCACCACACCTCGACGGTGGCGCGGGGCTTCGCCGCCTCCTCCTCGAACAGCTCCAGCTCCTTCAAGGCACGCGCCCAGCCTGGACGCAGCAGCTCCTCGGCGAGCCGCCGCGCATCGGCGAGCCGGGCGGTGTCGGAGAGCAGATCCAGGACCGTGTCGACGAGCGCGAGCACGTGGACACAGCCCCGTTGCCGGACCGCGCAGTTGCACTCCCACTGGCCCTCGCCCCCTCCTGGGAAGGTCAACCGGGCCGACACGGACACGGTGCCGTAATCCGGTCCCCCCCGGACGACACGGTCACGCTCCTTCCAGGTGAGCGCGCAGGCCGCCGCCTCGAAGCTCCAGGACTCCAGAGCACGCCGCTCGCGGGAGCGGGGAACCGCATGAAGCCGCAGCGCCCGGCGGGCCTCGAGCAAGCGGCCCCACAGCGGAGCCAGCAACGCATCCCCCTGGTGCTCCCGGCGCGCGGCCTCCTCGGTGAGCGCCAGCCGCACCGCGTCCGCCTCCTGCCGCAGGTAGGCCGCCGCCGCCTCGGCCAGCGCCGTCTCCAGCCCCCGGCCACGCGCCCCGACATGACGGAACGCCCCTTCTTTCGAGCCGACGTCCCGGAGCGCCAGTCCCCCCAGGACATGGCGGAGCCCATTGCGCTGCGCTTCGTGGATGGCCAGGTCCTGCAGGAGCCCTCCGGCGGAGACCGCGAGCGCATGTTTGACGTGGTGCGCTTCTGCCCAACGGTCGAGCTCTGCCCGCGTCGCGAACAGCCCTTCGGAGGCGCTGGACACCCCCTCCTCGCGCAAGGGCGCGAGCACAGCCCCACGCTGGGCGAGGAAGGAGAGGCTCAGCGCGACGGCGTGCTTGCACACCGCCTCCCGCACGGGGCACGTACAGTGGGCGACGAGCGTCCCGCTGAGGGCCGTGACCCGGACGCGGTACTCCTCCGTCCCCCTCACGAGGCCATCGAGGGCGTCCTTGTCGAGGACACAGGACAGAACGCGTCCCTCCCGCCAGTAGGCCTCGCCACGCGCGAAGGCGCCTCCCGCGGCCGTACGGAGGTTCTCGGAGGTGAGCAACACGGGTAACGACATGGGGCACCGACTCTAACCGCGCCGCCCGGGCAAGAAGGGCCCTTCTGCTCCTCCTGAGAGCAACCTGCCCGCCTGCCGGGGGGCCGGGAAGGAAAACCAGCCCCTCCTCGGATCCGCCGATTGCGGCGAAGCCCTCGCTCTACGTCAGGGCCACGCCCCTGCGTACTCCTGGAGGACAGGAGGAGAACGATGGATTCCAAAGATGTGGTGATTGTGGGAGGAGGCCCGGCGGGACTGAGCGCCGCGCTGGTTCTGGGCCGTGCCCGCAAGAGCGTCCTGCTCTGCGACGCGGGGACACCTCGCAATGCTGCCGCGGAGCACATCCAGGGGTTTGTCACCCGGGATGGAACGCCCCCCGCCGAGTTCCGGCGCATCGGCCGCGAGCAGCTCCATCCTTATGACGTCGAGTACCAGAACGTGAAGCTCCTCGCCGTGGACCGCCTCGCCTCGGGCTTCCGGGTCAGCCTGGAGGGAGGCCGCACGCTGGAGACCCGGCGGGTGCTGCTGGCCACGGGAATGGTGGACGAGGTGCCGGAGCTGCCGGGCTACCTGGAGCTGTGGGGCAAGAGCATCTTCCAGTGCCCCTATTGCCACGGCTGGGAGGTGAAGGATCAGGCGTTCGGGTTCCTCGTCCCGGCAGCGCCCTTTCTGGACTTCGCCCTGTTCCTGAGGGGCTGGTCGAAGGACCTGGTGGCCTTCACGAATGGCGGCTTCGAGGTGCCCAGCGAACAGCGGCGCAACCTCCAGAACGCGGGGGTGCGTCTGGAGGAGCGCCGCATCCACAGGCTCCTCGCGCAGGAGGGAGCCCTCGCCGCGGTGGAGCTGGAGGACGGAACCCGGGTCCCCCGGCAGGTGCTCTTCGCCCGGCCGCCGCAGCACCAGACCCCGCTCGTGCAGCAGCTCGGGCTGGCCCTGGATGAGCAGGGGTTCGTGAAGGTGGACGACCACAAAGCCACCTCGGTCCAGGGAATCCACGCCGCGGGAGACCTCACGACGCCCCTTCAGGGCGCCCTCATCGCCGCGGCCGCGGGCGCCATGGCGGGGTACATGATGAACCACGCCCTCAACATGGAGCCCCAGGGCCCTTGACCGGGCCCCCCCCTCAGAAGCCCAGGGTGCGGATGGCCTGGCGGATCGTGTCCGCGCTGCGCTTCAACCCCTCGCGCTCGGACTCACTCAAGGGCAGCTCCAGCACGGCCTCCACGCCGCCCCCGTTGACGATGCTCGGCACGCTCATGCACACATCGCGAATGCCCAGGTAACCCTCCAGGCGTGAGCTCACCGGCAGCACCCGCTGCTCGTTGTGAAGCAGCGCCTCGAGGATCTGCGCCGTGGCCAAGCCGATGGCGTAGTTGGTGGCGCCCTTGCCGCGAATGACGTGGTAGGCGGCGTTGCGCACGTTGTCGAAGATGTGCGTGCGGTCCGCCTCGGACAGCTGCGCGCGTCCGGGCACCGACCACTGCATCAGCGGCAAGCCGCCCACCGAGGCGGAGCTCCACAGGGGAATCTCCGAGTCCCCGTGCTCACCGGCGATGACGGCGTGCACGTTCTGCACCGCCACGTTCAGGTGGCGCGCCAGCAGGAAGCGGAAGCGCGACGAGTCCAGCACCGTCCCGCTGCCCAGCACCCGCCGGGCAGGAAGCCCGCTGAGCTGCTGAACCACATACGTCAGCACATCCACGGGGTTCGTCACCAAGAGCAGCAGGGCGTCCGGCGCCACCTTCAACAGCTGGGGAACGAGCGTGCGGCACAGCGCCACGTTGGCGCCCGCCAGCTCCATGCGGGTCTGGCCCGGCTTCTGCTTGGCCCCCGCCGTGATGATGACCACATCGGCCCCGGCGCACACCTGGATGTCGTCAGAGCCCTCCAGGGTGGCCATGGGAACGAACTGAAGCCCGTGGTTGAGGTCGAGCACCTCGGCGTCCACCTTGGCCCGGTTGATGTCGTAGATGGCGATGTGCTTGGCCACCCCCCGGATCATGGCCGCATAGGCAACGGTGGCCCCAACCGCTCCCGCCCCGATAATGGCAATCTTGCTCACGTGCTCTGGCATAGAGGGCCGACTCAAGCATAGGCGGCGGGGGGGCTCCAGGCATTAGTAAAAGCGCCAGGTCCCGCCACAGGAATACCCATCCGTGAACGCGTTGGGCTGGGCGCGGACCAAAGAGACCTTTCCATCGAGCCCACCGTCGTCGCAATAGCGCAGGGAGTAGTTGGCCGTAGGCGGGGTGAACTGGAAGGAGCCGATGCAGAGCTCCTCGGCGTACTGGTGGACGACGATCTCAGTCCAGTCATCGCTCAGGCTGCCCGAGGGGCTGTTGTAGACACGGAACACCGTGCCCGCGGGCACCCGGAACAGCATCATGGACCGGGCCTCGTCGTTGACCCACCCCGAGCCCCCGGTGTTGGGCATGACCGTTCCCGCGGTGTTGTAGACGAACCAGCCGACCTGGTCTCCACCGCAGTGATTGTCTTCCCAGTAGGTGATGACCGGAGGAGAAGCCAGTGCACTGGCCTGCTCGCCCGTCTCTGCCTTGGAAGGCTCGGACTCAGGACCGCACGCCACGGAGAACAGCACGGACATCAACAGGACATTTCGAAGCTTCATGGGCAACCACCCTCGGAAGTGCATGGGTTCAGAACCGCCATGTCTGGCGGCGGTCAGGGCGCCGGGAAGCGCCCTGCTCGCGAGGGGTGATGTACCGGCCCGCGCCCTCCTCCGCGTCGGCCTTGCAGCAAGGCGCTCTGCCCGTGCAGTGAAGTGGCCTGGCGCGCCCGTGAACTGTCCGGCCGCGACGGCTCAAGAGGCCCGCTTCGCGCTTCCCAGCGTGCACAGGCCCGTGAGCGTCTCCAGCAACTGATCCACGGAGGACGTGGGAAAGATGGGACACGTGAGCTTGAGGCTCACCAGCCCATGAAGCGCCCCCCACAAGACCTCCGCCAGCGGGACGGTGCCCACCGTGTCCGCCACCTCCCCCTGGTGCTTCAAGGCGTCCACGAGCCCGGTCAACACCTGAAAGGCACGGCCCCCCGAGTCCCCGGGGCTGCGAAAGATGTCGGTGGTGTACTCCGGGTCCGTCATGAAGAGCAGCCGGTAGGTCTCCGGGTGCTCGAGGCCAAAGCCGACATACGCCTCGGCAAGCGCCCGGAGCCGGCGCACCGCCACGGGCTCGCGGGCCGCGGGCTCCAGCCGCGCGAGGAGCTCCTCGAAGCCCTGCAGACAGAGCGCCCGGGCAATGTCGTCCCGGTTCTTGAAGTGCAGGTAGATGGCCGCCGGCGAGTATTCAATGGCCTCGGCGAGCTTGCGCATCGTCAGGCCCTCGAAGCCCTCGCGCACGACCAGCTCGCGCGCTACCCGCAGGATGGTGGTGCGAACCTCCGCCTTCTGCCGCTCCCGGCGCTCCACGGTCCCCATGAGCAAGGCTCCTCTCTTGACTTAATGAACGGCCCACAATATCTGAACAGCGTTCATTAAACACCGTTCATAACCTGAACGGCCGGAATCCAGGAGAGCGACCATGGGAAAGTTGGCGCTGTGGGGAGCCGCGGGAGCGGTGGGCCGGAGCATCGCGGACACCTTGCGTGCCCAGGCAAAGCCCTACCGGGTGGTGGGCCGCTCGCTGGAAGGGCTGAAGGCCACCTTCGGGGGGGATCCCCTGGCGGAGGCCGCGGCCTGGAACCCGGAGGACCCCGCCTCCATTCGCGCCGCGGCCCGGGGCGTCGACACGCTCGTCTACCTCGTCGGGGTGCCGTACCCGGACTTCCGCCTCCACCCCCTCCTGATGCAGCGCACGCTCGAAGCGGCCATCGCGGAGGGGGTGGAACGGTTGGTGCTCGTCGGCACGGTGTACCCCTACGGCCAGCCCCGGACGACGCCCCTCCGGGAAGACCATCCCCGCGAGCCGCACACCTTCAAAGGCCGGATGCGCAAGGAGCAGGAGGACCTGGTGCTGGCCGCGGATGCCGCGGGCCGCATCCGGGGCACCATCTTGCGCCTACCGGACTTCTACGGCCCCGGGGTGGACAAGAGCTTCCTCCACTCGGCCTTCCAGGCAGCCCTCCAGGGAGGGACCGCGAACCTGGTGGGCCCCGTGGATGTGCCCCACGAGTTTGTCTTCGTCCCCGACGTCGGGCCGGTGGTGCTCGCCCTCGCGAACGAGCCCAGGGCCTACGGGCGTTTCTGGAACCTGGCCGGCGCGGGGGCGGCCACCCAGCGTGCCCTGGTGGAGCAGATCTTCCAGGAAGCCGGCCGCCCTCCCCGCTTCCGGGTGGCCTCCAAGCTGATGCTGCGGTTGATCGGCCTGGGCAATCCGTTCATGCGGGAGCTCGTGGAGATGCACTACCTGCTCACGAACCCGGTGCTCATGGACGACTCGGCGCTGCGGGAACTGCTCGGCACGGTGCACAAGACCCCCTACGATGAGGGAATCCGCCGGACGCTGCGGGAGATGGGCCTGAGGAGAAAGAGTGAATGACCCCAACGATTGACAAGATCGCCTGGCTGCATGTTGTCCATGGCCGCGTCTTGAGTGCCCGCTCCCAAGGCAAGGACCTCTACTATCTGCCCGGGGGCAAGAGAGAGCCCGGTGAAACAGATATCGACACGCTGGCACGGGAAGTCGAAGAGGAGCTCTCGGTTCGCATCAAGCGCGAAACGGCCTCGCACTTCGGAACCTTCGAAGCCCAGGCCCACGGCAA
The sequence above is a segment of the Stigmatella aurantiaca genome. Coding sequences within it:
- a CDS encoding DEAD/DEAH box helicase, yielding MSLPVLLTSENLRTAAGGAFARGEAYWREGRVLSCVLDKDALDGLVRGTEEYRVRVTALSGTLVAHCTCPVREAVCKHAVALSLSFLAQRGAVLAPLREEGVSSASEGLFATRAELDRWAEAHHVKHALAVSAGGLLQDLAIHEAQRNGLRHVLGGLALRDVGSKEGAFRHVGARGRGLETALAEAAAAYLRQEADAVRLALTEEAARREHQGDALLAPLWGRLLEARRALRLHAVPRSRERRALESWSFEAAACALTWKERDRVVRGGPDYGTVSVSARLTFPGGGEGQWECNCAVRQRGCVHVLALVDTVLDLLSDTARLADARRLAEELLRPGWARALKELELFEEEAAKPRATVEVWWYIEHELGTLTVSPLVKKQTRRGTLSAGARMTAARLLEEHRESLSDADLRIAEHLVSWAPTSSRAAGTYPSRAFLSLAGHPRVALELRPEVPLEMKRVQLGFTALAADGHIRLEPSIEGERFNPKLLSALLRTFSLGEPLFTVEDQRGRCLLIDVSEEARRIWTVLEKHGDQFPPESHGQLLERLSRLEARLPLVVPQALKGRELQTELATVVRLRLLPDVSLELELLVRPGPGAPLYHPGVGPRDVLLSRGGERGYVRRQLLREEEHARAAIAPLPLSAAEEGPPFCFRMGETEAALELVAALQSPPAGVDVEWVDEKPVIAASAGPEALRVQVERKRDWFGLSGELKVEAGRLELAVLLDAARRQKRFVRVDAHRWVELSETLRQRLLAVADHSFVGKNRIELSPGAVPAISALRDAGAEVDAAPSWQLLTERLAASLSLKPKPPASLGTTLRDYQAEGHAWLSRVAAWGAGACLADDMGLGKTVQALAVLLDRARLGPALVLAPTSVAFNWVQELQRFAPGLRPVLYAEQAERMACLTKLRKSDVLIVSYGLLVRDAASLGEVQFATLVVDEAQALKNPSTRRARAARQLKAGFRIALSGTPLENHLGELWSLFAIVFPGLLGSWEQFRERFAAPIERGKEPEANAALARVLRPFLLRRTKQEVARELPSRTEIQVPVALSEEEWTLYEDARLAAVAEVSSQGKGLRDEQQRFQVLAALTRLRLLASHPRLYDAQSSVSSSKMRRLLELLEELKSEGHRALVFSQFTSHLGIVREELERAGFTYQYLDGATPAPVRAKRIQAFQEGQGDLFLISLKAGGTGINLTAADYVIHLDPWWNPAVEDQATDRAHRIGQTRPVTVYRLIARGTIEEQILSLHSDKRALVAGVLEGTNAAARLTTKDLLTLLAGGDAVRDMQGDEEEPGPRTVH
- a CDS encoding NAD(P)/FAD-dependent oxidoreductase, giving the protein MDSKDVVIVGGGPAGLSAALVLGRARKSVLLCDAGTPRNAAAEHIQGFVTRDGTPPAEFRRIGREQLHPYDVEYQNVKLLAVDRLASGFRVSLEGGRTLETRRVLLATGMVDEVPELPGYLELWGKSIFQCPYCHGWEVKDQAFGFLVPAAPFLDFALFLRGWSKDLVAFTNGGFEVPSEQRRNLQNAGVRLEERRIHRLLAQEGALAAVELEDGTRVPRQVLFARPPQHQTPLVQQLGLALDEQGFVKVDDHKATSVQGIHAAGDLTTPLQGALIAAAAGAMAGYMMNHALNMEPQGP
- a CDS encoding L-lactate dehydrogenase, which gives rise to MSKIAIIGAGAVGATVAYAAMIRGVAKHIAIYDINRAKVDAEVLDLNHGLQFVPMATLEGSDDIQVCAGADVVIITAGAKQKPGQTRMELAGANVALCRTLVPQLLKVAPDALLLLVTNPVDVLTYVVQQLSGLPARRVLGSGTVLDSSRFRFLLARHLNVAVQNVHAVIAGEHGDSEIPLWSSASVGGLPLMQWSVPGRAQLSEADRTHIFDNVRNAAYHVIRGKGATNYAIGLATAQILEALLHNEQRVLPVSSRLEGYLGIRDVCMSVPSIVNGGGVEAVLELPLSESEREGLKRSADTIRQAIRTLGF
- a CDS encoding TetR/AcrR family transcriptional regulator, with product MGTVERRERQKAEVRTTILRVARELVVREGFEGLTMRKLAEAIEYSPAAIYLHFKNRDDIARALCLQGFEELLARLEPAAREPVAVRRLRALAEAYVGFGLEHPETYRLLFMTDPEYTTDIFRSPGDSGGRAFQVLTGLVDALKHQGEVADTVGTVPLAEVLWGALHGLVSLKLTCPIFPTSSVDQLLETLTGLCTLGSAKRAS
- a CDS encoding NAD-dependent epimerase/dehydratase family protein produces the protein MGKLALWGAAGAVGRSIADTLRAQAKPYRVVGRSLEGLKATFGGDPLAEAAAWNPEDPASIRAAARGVDTLVYLVGVPYPDFRLHPLLMQRTLEAAIAEGVERLVLVGTVYPYGQPRTTPLREDHPREPHTFKGRMRKEQEDLVLAADAAGRIRGTILRLPDFYGPGVDKSFLHSAFQAALQGGTANLVGPVDVPHEFVFVPDVGPVVLALANEPRAYGRFWNLAGAGAATQRALVEQIFQEAGRPPRFRVASKLMLRLIGLGNPFMRELVEMHYLLTNPVLMDDSALRELLGTVHKTPYDEGIRRTLREMGLRRKSE
- a CDS encoding NUDIX hydrolase — translated: MTPTIDKIAWLHVVHGRVLSARSQGKDLYYLPGGKREPGETDIDTLAREVEEELSVRIKRETASHFGTFEAQAHGKSEGVQVKMTCYLADFEGELSPASEIAELVWLTYADRARVSAVSQLIFDKLHEMNWLA